Proteins co-encoded in one Flavobacterium fluviale genomic window:
- a CDS encoding lipid A phosphoethanolamine transferase, whose translation MNKIQLLSILFFLFNNLLSAQEKDTLQNPFSEPRYHYFLKTIILFDEYLNTDNGSYNTTQLRVLLPIGNKAWNLRFDLPLISANTNSINKTAIGDIGMGLSYIPYLKNNNGIALRTRVYANTAADPNFGTGKWVVMPAVVYGKYFNLRKFLWLSTLEYQGSFAGHDERDNISVTLFENVLLYFFGKNWVAADAAFRYNAILDGFQNNAFIEFGRKITPTNLVYVHPSAGFGVNRTYNFGLEVGILILF comes from the coding sequence ATGAATAAAATACAATTACTTAGCATTTTATTTTTTTTATTTAACAATCTCCTTTCCGCTCAAGAAAAAGATACTTTGCAAAATCCTTTTTCTGAGCCTCGTTATCATTATTTTCTCAAAACAATTATTCTATTTGATGAATATTTAAATACTGATAATGGATCTTATAATACCACACAACTGCGTGTTTTACTGCCAATAGGAAATAAAGCTTGGAATCTGCGCTTCGATCTGCCACTAATTTCTGCAAACACGAATTCAATTAACAAAACAGCAATTGGAGATATTGGCATGGGCTTGAGTTACATTCCATATTTAAAAAATAATAACGGTATAGCCTTGCGCACAAGAGTTTACGCCAATACCGCAGCAGATCCTAATTTTGGGACGGGAAAGTGGGTGGTCATGCCAGCTGTTGTTTACGGAAAATATTTCAATCTTAGAAAGTTTCTCTGGCTTTCGACTTTAGAATATCAAGGTAGTTTTGCTGGACATGATGAGCGAGATAATATTAGTGTCACACTTTTTGAAAATGTATTACTTTACTTTTTTGGAAAAAACTGGGTTGCTGCCGATGCTGCATTTAGATACAATGCTATTTTAGATGGATTTCAAAATAATGCTTTTATTGAATTTGGCAGAAAGATTACTCCAACAAATTTAGTCTACGTACATCCTAGTGCAGGATTTGGCGTTAACCGAACTTATAATTTTGGTTTAGAAGTGGGAATACTAATTCTTTTCTAA
- a CDS encoding shikimate dehydrogenase family protein yields the protein MVDILLRRRFGLLGRNISYSFSKGYFTEKFNNEVFAGNSYENFDISEINYFTELIKNNPDLKGLNVTIPYKEQVIPFLDKLSKKASLIGAVNTIKFTKNGKLKGYNTDYYGFKKSLKPLLEPHHKKALILGTGGAAKGVAFALDELDIPYTFVSREAKENIIDYDLINATTFDNFQIIINCTPVGTSPNIEACPNLPYEFFTEKHIAYDLIYNPAETTFLKKAKEQGAVIKNGLDMLIFQAEKAWKIWNK from the coding sequence ATGGTTGATATTTTATTGAGAAGACGTTTTGGATTATTGGGCCGTAACATAAGCTACTCTTTTTCAAAAGGTTATTTTACAGAAAAATTTAATAATGAAGTTTTTGCCGGCAACAGCTATGAAAATTTTGACATTTCTGAGATTAATTACTTCACTGAATTGATTAAAAACAATCCAGATTTAAAGGGTTTAAATGTCACTATTCCATACAAAGAACAAGTTATTCCTTTCTTAGATAAACTATCAAAAAAAGCATCTTTAATTGGTGCTGTAAACACTATAAAGTTTACCAAAAATGGCAAACTAAAAGGCTATAACACTGACTATTATGGATTTAAAAAATCACTAAAACCACTGTTAGAGCCACATCATAAAAAAGCTCTGATTTTAGGAACTGGTGGCGCTGCGAAAGGTGTTGCTTTTGCTTTGGACGAACTTGATATTCCATATACTTTTGTTTCTAGAGAAGCCAAAGAGAATATTATTGATTATGATTTGATCAATGCAACAACATTTGACAATTTTCAAATTATAATCAATTGTACTCCAGTTGGTACAAGTCCAAATATTGAAGCTTGTCCAAATCTGCCTTATGAATTCTTTACAGAAAAACACATTGCATACGATTTGATTTACAATCCTGCAGAGACGACTTTTTTGAAAAAAGCAAAAGAACAAGGAGCCGTTATAAAAAATGGTCTCGACATGCTTATTTTTCAAGCAGAAAAAGCCTGGAAAATCTGGAACAAATAA